The following are encoded together in the Emcibacter sp. SYSU 3D8 genome:
- a CDS encoding glutathione S-transferase family protein yields the protein MTPRLFHLWLSPFSRKVRIAMAELGVDVKLVIEPVWERRPEFLALNPAGTVPVLVEDDGTSIADSAVICEYLNETVSGRTLFGKDALTRAEVRRLVCWFDQKFHREVTDNLVTEKVMKRFMKMGTPDSTAIRAGLHNIGYHLDYIAYLTERRRWLGGDEFSLADIAAAAHLSCVDYLDNVPWDSHPEAKDWYVRVKSRPSFRPVLLDRIPGLSPPAHYDNLDF from the coding sequence GTGACCCCTCGCCTTTTCCACCTCTGGCTGTCGCCGTTCTCCCGCAAGGTCCGCATCGCCATGGCCGAGCTTGGCGTCGATGTGAAGCTGGTGATCGAACCGGTATGGGAACGCCGCCCCGAGTTCCTGGCGCTCAATCCCGCCGGGACGGTGCCCGTGCTGGTCGAAGACGACGGCACATCCATCGCCGACAGCGCGGTCATCTGCGAGTACCTGAACGAAACCGTCTCGGGCAGGACCCTGTTCGGCAAGGACGCGCTGACCCGCGCCGAAGTCCGCCGGCTGGTGTGCTGGTTCGACCAGAAGTTCCACCGCGAGGTCACCGACAATCTGGTGACCGAGAAGGTGATGAAGCGGTTCATGAAGATGGGCACGCCCGACAGCACCGCCATCCGCGCTGGTCTGCACAATATCGGCTATCACCTGGATTATATCGCCTACCTGACCGAACGCCGCCGCTGGCTGGGCGGCGACGAATTCTCGCTGGCCGACATCGCCGCCGCGGCCCATCTGTCCTGCGTCGACTACCTGGACAACGTGCCGTGGGACAGCCATCCCGAAGCCAAGGACTGGTATGTGCGGGTCAAGTCCCGGCCCAGTTTCCGCCCGGTGCTGCTCGACCGGATCCCCGGCCTGTCGCCGCCCGCCCACTATGACAATCTCGATTTCTGA
- the lptC gene encoding LPS export ABC transporter periplasmic protein LptC — protein sequence MEQRYDLLVYREDRYSRYVRMMKRALPAGAALLLAGILIVPAIRGSSSGFTLAFSELKDSDDKARMISPRFVGTDTEDRTFSVSANSAYHDASNDELVMLETISADLKSKDGSWVTVDAPVGTFHTRSEVLDLTGQVNVFSDSGMEVHTPKLTMHLSEGTGTSDEAVHGQGPFGKFQAGGLDVDTKTENITLRDGVKMTVYPRAVD from the coding sequence TTGGAGCAGCGCTACGACCTCCTCGTTTATCGAGAGGATCGCTACAGCCGCTATGTGCGGATGATGAAGCGCGCGCTTCCCGCGGGCGCTGCTCTGCTGCTCGCGGGCATTCTGATCGTGCCCGCCATCCGCGGATCGAGCAGCGGGTTCACCCTGGCATTCTCCGAGCTCAAGGATTCCGATGACAAGGCGCGCATGATTTCGCCGCGATTCGTCGGCACGGATACCGAAGACCGTACATTTTCGGTATCTGCCAATTCGGCCTATCACGACGCGTCCAACGACGAACTGGTGATGCTCGAGACCATATCTGCCGACCTGAAGTCGAAGGACGGATCGTGGGTCACGGTCGATGCCCCGGTTGGCACGTTCCACACCAGGTCCGAGGTTCTGGATTTGACGGGACAAGTGAATGTATTCTCGGATTCGGGCATGGAGGTTCATACGCCGAAGCTGACAATGCATCTGTCCGAGGGGACGGGCACCAGCGACGAGGCGGTTCATGGCCAAGGTCCGTTCGGCAAGTTCCAGGCGGGCGGGCTCGACGTCGACACCAAGACGGAAAACATAACATTGCGCGATGGGGTCAAGATGACTGTCTATCCCCGCGCGGTCGACTGA
- a CDS encoding SDR family oxidoreductase yields MKRLFVFGLGYTAQIAARQLRADGWKVAGTCRTPATKAALEAQGFDVFLFDGDRPLDNPAAALEGTTHILASIPPGESGDPVLRYHAADIASLPGLAWAGYLSTTGVYGDKAGGWVDESTARSPSTTRGRKRAEAEMGWMSLYEMGRVPVHLFRLPGIYGPGRSAIDAVKAGRTRRVFKEGQVFSRIHVDDLAAALIASMIQPCPGAIYNLCDDEPAPPQDVTAFACELLGVPVEPLTPIEQADLTPMARSFYAESKRVRNDRMKRELGVTLAYPNYRDGLRAVLKQSR; encoded by the coding sequence ATGAAGCGACTCTTCGTCTTCGGGCTGGGCTACACGGCGCAGATCGCCGCCCGGCAGCTGCGCGCCGATGGCTGGAAGGTGGCCGGCACCTGCCGCACACCGGCAACCAAGGCGGCGCTGGAGGCGCAGGGCTTCGATGTCTTCCTGTTCGACGGCGACCGGCCCCTCGACAACCCCGCCGCTGCGCTCGAGGGCACGACCCATATCCTGGCCTCCATTCCGCCCGGCGAGTCGGGCGACCCGGTGCTGCGCTATCACGCCGCGGACATCGCCTCGCTGCCAGGCCTGGCGTGGGCTGGCTACCTGTCGACCACCGGCGTCTATGGCGACAAGGCTGGCGGCTGGGTGGACGAGAGTACGGCGCGTTCGCCCTCGACCACGCGCGGCCGCAAGCGGGCCGAGGCGGAGATGGGCTGGATGAGTCTGTACGAGATGGGCCGGGTGCCGGTGCATCTGTTCCGCCTTCCCGGAATCTACGGTCCGGGCCGCAGCGCCATCGACGCGGTCAAGGCCGGGCGCACGCGGCGGGTATTCAAGGAAGGCCAGGTGTTCTCGCGCATCCATGTGGACGATCTGGCCGCCGCGCTGATCGCCTCCATGATCCAGCCTTGCCCCGGCGCCATCTACAACCTCTGCGACGACGAGCCGGCGCCGCCGCAGGACGTCACCGCCTTTGCCTGCGAGTTGCTGGGCGTGCCGGTGGAGCCGTTGACGCCGATCGAGCAGGCCGACCTGACGCCCATGGCGCGCAGCTTCTATGCGGAAAGCAAGCGGGTGCGGAATGACCGGATGAAGCGGGAGCTGGGGGTGACGCTGGCCTATCCGAATTACCGGGACGGGTTGCGGGCGGTCCTGAAGCAATCCCGATAG
- a CDS encoding ribonuclease H-like domain-containing protein yields MTITLHRGDLPSSLGFGSSVAIDTETMGLRPGRDRLCLVQLSSGDGTAHLVQIPQGEVSAPNLTALLADPAVLKLFHFARFDLAALFGRLGVMPQPVYCTKIASRLVRTYTDRHGLKELCRELLSVDMSKQQQSSDWGAADLSEAQLAYAASDVLYLHALKARLDVMLAREDRTAMAQACFDFLPMRARLDLAGWAEEDIFAHA; encoded by the coding sequence ATGACCATTACGTTGCATCGCGGCGATTTGCCGTCCAGCCTGGGCTTCGGCTCCTCCGTTGCGATCGACACCGAAACCATGGGGCTGAGGCCCGGACGCGACCGGCTTTGCCTGGTGCAGCTGTCCTCGGGTGACGGCACTGCCCATCTGGTGCAGATTCCGCAGGGCGAGGTGAGCGCACCCAACCTGACCGCGTTGCTGGCCGACCCGGCGGTACTCAAGCTGTTCCATTTCGCGCGCTTCGATCTGGCGGCTCTGTTCGGCCGGCTGGGCGTGATGCCGCAGCCGGTCTATTGCACCAAGATCGCGTCGCGGCTGGTTCGCACCTACACCGACCGCCATGGCCTCAAGGAATTGTGCCGCGAGTTGCTGAGCGTCGACATGTCCAAACAGCAGCAGAGCTCCGATTGGGGCGCCGCCGACCTGAGCGAGGCGCAGCTCGCCTATGCGGCATCGGACGTCCTCTACCTGCACGCGCTCAAGGCTCGGCTGGACGTCATGCTGGCGCGGGAAGACCGCACCGCCATGGCGCAGGCCTGCTTTGATTTTCTCCCCATGCGTGCCAGGCTCGACCTAGCCGGCTGGGCGGAAGAGGACATCTTCGCCCACGCGTGA
- a CDS encoding tetratricopeptide repeat protein, which yields MRKFLALLSAAVGLMSFPAAAGNYAECMKLVDMAPKRAYELAAQWRDYSGGIPAEHCMALSLFAQGEYEKAAAMLEDLAQRAQQQAKAPSQQGPAVVKLGTDGKPETHPELLPPGLAIDLLAQAGNAWLMTENNEKAFTVLSEALGMQGINDDQAAEILIDRARTRVEMGNLEGAVKDLDDALLRGGPRSEAYSYRAAAHRALGHFESARADIDKALMLDAENADALLERANLNHAIGNSEAAIIDWIQVMKLAPDTLSAKAAADSVNKVRAQQAEEEKAPPKPSTPALHRAEIPKPAAPSEAPPPAPAPAP from the coding sequence TTGAGAAAGTTTCTTGCCCTGTTGAGCGCCGCTGTCGGCCTCATGTCTTTTCCCGCCGCCGCCGGCAATTATGCGGAGTGCATGAAGCTGGTGGATATGGCGCCCAAGCGCGCCTACGAGTTGGCCGCGCAATGGCGCGACTACAGCGGCGGCATACCGGCCGAACATTGCATGGCGTTGTCGCTGTTCGCCCAGGGAGAGTACGAGAAGGCCGCCGCCATGCTCGAGGACCTCGCCCAGCGGGCGCAGCAACAGGCCAAGGCGCCGTCGCAGCAAGGTCCGGCCGTGGTCAAGCTTGGCACGGACGGCAAGCCTGAAACCCACCCGGAGCTTCTGCCGCCGGGCCTCGCCATCGACCTTCTGGCGCAGGCCGGCAACGCCTGGCTGATGACCGAAAACAACGAAAAGGCATTCACCGTGCTGTCGGAAGCTCTCGGCATGCAGGGCATCAACGACGATCAGGCGGCCGAAATTCTTATCGACCGGGCGCGCACCCGGGTCGAGATGGGCAATCTGGAAGGCGCGGTCAAGGACCTGGACGATGCGCTGCTGCGCGGCGGCCCCCGCAGCGAGGCCTATTCCTACCGGGCCGCGGCGCACCGGGCGCTGGGCCATTTCGAATCGGCCCGCGCCGACATCGACAAGGCGCTGATGCTGGATGCGGAAAATGCGGACGCGCTGCTCGAGCGCGCCAACCTCAATCATGCGATCGGCAACAGCGAAGCGGCCATCATCGACTGGATCCAGGTCATGAAGCTGGCCCCGGATACATTGTCGGCCAAGGCTGCCGCCGACAGCGTCAACAAGGTCCGCGCCCAGCAGGCCGAGGAAGAGAAGGCGCCGCCTAAGCCGTCCACTCCCGCCTTACATCGGGCTGAGATTCCAAAGCCAGCCGCGCCGTCCGAAGCGCCGCCGCCCGCGCCGGCGCCAGCTCCCTGA
- a CDS encoding alpha/beta hydrolase: MDAARLPEFAHQRAGARGRNGGAARTDDGAGDVDGIARRAVRVEAGQDLENAGRYPGIRVIVKVEGGPRCWLDGGMEPSISTISVNGHDLAYEAVPGRAPGVIFLPGFKSDMTGTKAEALRGRCIERGQAFTRFDYSGHGRSTGKFEDGTIGRWAADAVAIIDQVAVGPQILVGSSMGGWMALLAARARPERIAGLVGIAAAPDFTEDLMWASYPESVKDALRRDGVWHEPSDYGEPYTITLRLIEEGRQHLVLRSPLALPFPVRLIQGMKDPDVPWRTALRLAEHIDGDDVEVILVKGGDHRLSEPADIARLGTVLERLST; the protein is encoded by the coding sequence ATGGATGCCGCCCGACTGCCGGAATTCGCCCACCAGCGAGCCGGGGCGCGAGGCCGCAACGGCGGCGCCGCCCGCACCGATGACGGCGCGGGCGATGTCGACGGCATTGCGCGACGGGCCGTCCGCGTCGAAGCGGGGCAGGATCTGGAGAACGCGGGGCGCTATCCCGGCATTCGGGTGATCGTGAAGGTTGAAGGCGGCCCCCGGTGTTGGCTAGATGGTGGGATGGAACCGTCAATTAGCACCATTTCCGTAAACGGTCACGACCTAGCGTACGAGGCCGTTCCGGGCCGCGCGCCAGGCGTGATTTTCCTGCCGGGCTTCAAGTCGGACATGACCGGCACCAAGGCCGAGGCGCTGCGTGGCCGGTGCATCGAACGCGGCCAGGCATTCACCCGTTTCGACTATTCGGGGCACGGCCGGTCGACGGGGAAATTCGAAGACGGCACCATCGGGCGCTGGGCGGCCGATGCGGTCGCCATCATCGACCAGGTTGCCGTCGGCCCGCAGATTCTGGTCGGCTCCAGCATGGGCGGCTGGATGGCGCTGCTTGCCGCCCGGGCGCGGCCCGAACGCATTGCCGGTCTGGTCGGCATCGCCGCTGCTCCCGACTTCACCGAGGACCTGATGTGGGCGTCCTATCCGGAAAGCGTGAAGGACGCGTTGCGCCGTGACGGCGTCTGGCACGAGCCGTCCGACTATGGCGAGCCCTACACGATCACCCTGCGACTGATCGAAGAGGGCAGGCAGCATCTGGTCCTGCGCTCGCCGCTGGCGCTGCCGTTCCCGGTGCGGCTGATCCAGGGCATGAAGGACCCGGACGTGCCGTGGCGCACGGCGTTGCGCCTCGCCGAGCATATCGACGGCGACGACGTCGAGGTGATTCTGGTCAAGGGCGGCGACCACCGCCTGTCGGAGCCGGCGGACATCGCGCGGCTGGGGACGGTGCTGGAGCGGCTCTCGACCTAG
- the queG gene encoding tRNA epoxyqueuosine(34) reductase QueG has protein sequence MTISISEPPAILNLKQEIIDRLLAEGFDVAAVTTPDSLPLLPGRLARFIAEGRHGAMGWMAEKADRRGDPRILWPEVRSIVVAGMNYGPDDDPMARLDHKERGVISVYARNRDYHDIIKKRLKRVGRWLGESKGAGLKVFVDTAPVPEKPLAEAAGLGWQGKHTNLVSRGFGSWLFLGAIYTDIELPADMREADHCGQCRNCLDACPTNAFPAPYQLDTRRCISYLTIEYDGHIPAEFRKPMANRIYGCDDCLAVCPWNKFASEAREAAFHARDALAAPLLTELAVLDDAAFRALFSGSPIKRVGRDRFVRNVLIALGNSGEASAISVVESLLDDPSPLVRAMAVWAIRELAPARAAALRTARLALESQPDVRREWTA, from the coding sequence ATGACAATCTCGATTTCTGAGCCGCCGGCGATTCTGAACCTCAAGCAGGAAATCATCGACCGCCTGCTGGCGGAGGGCTTCGACGTGGCCGCCGTCACCACACCGGACAGCTTGCCCCTGTTGCCCGGGCGGCTTGCCCGATTCATCGCGGAAGGCCGCCACGGCGCGATGGGCTGGATGGCGGAAAAGGCCGACCGGCGCGGCGACCCGCGCATTCTGTGGCCCGAGGTGCGCAGCATCGTCGTCGCCGGCATGAACTATGGCCCGGACGACGATCCGATGGCGCGGCTGGACCACAAGGAGCGCGGCGTGATCTCGGTCTATGCCCGCAACCGCGACTATCACGACATCATCAAGAAGCGCCTGAAGCGCGTCGGCCGCTGGCTGGGCGAAAGCAAGGGCGCCGGCCTGAAGGTCTTCGTCGACACGGCGCCGGTGCCGGAAAAGCCGCTGGCCGAGGCGGCCGGGCTGGGCTGGCAGGGCAAGCACACCAATCTGGTGTCGCGCGGCTTCGGGTCATGGCTGTTCCTGGGCGCGATCTACACCGATATCGAACTGCCCGCCGACATGCGGGAGGCGGACCATTGCGGCCAGTGCCGCAACTGCCTGGACGCCTGCCCCACCAACGCGTTTCCCGCGCCTTACCAGCTCGACACGCGCCGCTGCATTTCGTACCTGACCATCGAATATGATGGCCACATACCAGCTGAATTCCGCAAACCGATGGCCAACCGCATCTATGGCTGCGACGACTGCCTGGCGGTGTGCCCGTGGAACAAGTTCGCCAGCGAGGCGCGCGAGGCCGCGTTCCATGCGCGCGACGCATTGGCCGCGCCGCTGCTGACCGAATTGGCCGTGCTGGACGATGCCGCGTTCCGGGCATTGTTCTCGGGCTCGCCGATCAAGCGCGTGGGCCGCGACCGGTTCGTGCGCAACGTGCTGATCGCGCTGGGCAACAGCGGCGAGGCATCGGCGATCTCCGTGGTCGAGTCGCTGCTGGACGATCCATCGCCGCTGGTGCGGGCGATGGCCGTCTGGGCGATCAGGGAGCTGGCGCCGGCGCGGGCGGCGGCGCTTCGGACGGCGCGGCTGGCTTTGGAATCTCAGCCCGATGTAAGGCGGGAGTGGACGGCTTAG
- a CDS encoding complex I NDUFA9 subunit family protein, which translates to MTRDLVTVIGGSGFIGRYVVRLLARQKHRIRVAVRHPNEALFLKPMGDVGQIQLLQTNIRNAASVARAVDGADAVVNLVGILQPSGHQDFQSTHVDGAETVAKAAAAAGVRRLVQLSAIGADRRSESAYARTKGEGEIAVRAAFPGAVILRPSIVFGPEDAFFNRFAGLATIPLLPLPLIGGGKTRFQPVYVCDVAEAITRAATLDGLAGQTYELGGPTIYSFREILELVQAEIQRDRMMLPVPFFAAKIAAFFTGLLPNAPLTMDQVELLKHDNVVDETAPTLRDLGIDPTPCESVVGSYLERYRRQGEFAKPAEAG; encoded by the coding sequence ATGACACGTGACCTCGTTACGGTGATCGGCGGCTCCGGCTTCATCGGCCGGTATGTCGTGCGCCTGCTTGCCAGGCAAAAACATCGCATCCGGGTGGCCGTGCGCCACCCCAATGAAGCGCTGTTCCTCAAGCCCATGGGCGATGTGGGGCAGATTCAGCTGCTGCAGACCAACATCCGCAACGCCGCCTCGGTGGCGCGTGCGGTCGATGGCGCCGACGCCGTCGTCAATCTGGTGGGCATCCTGCAGCCCTCCGGGCACCAGGACTTCCAGTCGACTCATGTGGACGGCGCGGAAACGGTGGCGAAGGCCGCCGCGGCGGCAGGTGTCCGCCGGCTGGTCCAGCTGTCGGCCATCGGTGCCGACCGGCGGTCCGAATCGGCCTATGCCCGCACCAAGGGCGAGGGCGAGATCGCCGTGCGCGCCGCCTTCCCGGGCGCGGTCATCCTGCGCCCGTCGATCGTGTTCGGCCCCGAGGACGCATTCTTCAACCGCTTCGCCGGCCTGGCCACCATTCCGCTGCTGCCGCTGCCGCTGATCGGCGGCGGCAAGACCCGGTTCCAGCCGGTATATGTGTGCGACGTGGCCGAGGCGATCACCCGCGCGGCGACGCTGGACGGCCTGGCGGGCCAGACCTATGAATTGGGCGGTCCCACGATTTACAGCTTCCGGGAGATTCTCGAACTGGTGCAGGCCGAGATCCAGCGCGACCGGATGATGCTGCCGGTGCCGTTTTTCGCCGCCAAGATCGCCGCGTTCTTCACCGGCCTTCTGCCGAATGCACCGCTGACCATGGACCAGGTGGAACTGCTCAAGCACGACAATGTGGTAGACGAAACCGCGCCCACCCTGCGCGACCTCGGCATCGACCCCACGCCCTGCGAGTCCGTTGTCGGCAGCTATCTGGAGCGGTACCGCCGGCAGGGCGAATTCGCGAAGCCCGCTGAAGCGGGCTGA